TCAGGATGCTGCTTAACCAGCACAGTGAGCATGTCACCTGTTCTAGCACCCATACTGACATCAAAAGCTACAGCATTGCTCAGAAGAGGAACATTTGAAATGGAAACGGTTCCTGGCAGTTTAAAGACATTCTGTTTTAAGGCGGAAAAATACCTTTACATCCTACGACCAGAATATCTGAAAGAAACTGACAAATAACGGAAGCAGAGCTGTCAAACTTGTTATAATAAACAGCTGTTAAATGTTGGTGGTGACGGTTTTGCATGTATTTGTACGTCTTCTATTCTAGCCCTGCTCTTTGGTGGGAAGGTGAGGGTAAACCCAGCGCATCCTAAACAGATTGGCAGTATTGATCCGCACTGCAGTGTTACTGAAGTAGTCAGGGGTAAGTGTTGCACAATTTTAAACAACTGAAATAGGCCTAAATTGATAGCAACAATTTAGTATTACTTTCCTAACTGCTTTGCCTTTACCCCAGATGCGTATGAAAATGCAAGAAACCTTTGTGATCGGTATTACATGAACTCTCCCGAGTTGGTACTGGAAGAATTCAATGGTAAATGTTTGGATTTCATTCCTGACTTATGCATAATAATACACTTGGTGGACTTTTTATGATATTAGACTGCATTTACATGTATTTTCCGAAATGATTGCATGACACTTACAGTTCCTACATTTTCCAATTGTCCCTACAGTGAAAGATGATGGAAAGCCAGTGACTGTAGTGTATGTGCCATCCCATCTCTACCACATGGTATTTGAACTTTTCAAGGTATTCCTTATTTTTTTAACTTCAAAATGAATTACTTATGAGCTTACGTTAAGTTCAGAGACATTTTTTGCACCTTAAATCTGGATTCGATCTCTCCAGAACGCCATGAGAGCCACTATGGAGTTGTATGGCGACTCTATGGACTATCCTCCTGTACATGCCCAGGTTGCCCTGGGGAGTGAAGACCTGACAGTCAAGGTACAGCTACTCTGCAGTGCTGCTTCTCATTTGTCCTCTCTTATCATATCAGGCTTATCAGTGCATCTCTAGTCGATGCTATTTACTCTTCCAGGTGAGTGATCGTGGAGGAGGGGTCCCTCTGAGGAAGATTGAGAGGCTGTTCACCTACACCTACTCCACCGCCCCCCCACCCAGCATGGATGGCCAACGCAGCCCTCTGGTGAGACTTTCCACTTTATAACAAGGAGCTCATACTATTAATATTCATTACAATATCGTAAGCATTCTCTTATCTGTTCTGTTGTAGGCTGGATATGGGTACGGCCTGCCCATCTCTCGATTATATGCCAGATACTTCCAAGGTGATTTGAAGCTGTACTCTCTGGAGGGTTATGGCACCGATGCTGTGATATATATCCGGGTAAGTCACAAAAATGAGACGGTAAAAGCATTGTATACAAGTGCTGATATTTTTCAGAGTAACTTGAAACCCATTTCTCCCATTATTCCCTCTACAATTGTGTGCAGGCTTTGTCCACGGAGTCCATCGAGAGGCTTCCTGTTTACAACAAGTCAGTCTGGAAGCACTACAACACCATGCACGAGGCAGACGACTGGTGTGTTCCAAGCAAGGAGCCCAAGGACATGACGACGTTCCGTAGTTTTTAGGCCTAGATGCCTCCTGGTTAGACAAGTGTCATTTGCTAGATGATTTACTGTACATGAATTGTGGTTGCTGAATTCCTTTGTGTGAGATGCTATAGCTGTTCCACTGTGGGAAGCAATAGGTCAAATCCCTTTGCACCTTTACTGGTTGTATGTATACATAACTAACAAAATTACAGAGCCAAGTTCTAGTGCCATTTCATGTGAATAATAAGTTCTGGTGTTTCTGGGAGTGTTGCTGTTTCAAAACTGACATGTTTATACCATGTGTATTATGTGAAAGGATTGCTTGGTTTCTAGCATTTTGCCGAAAGGGAAAAAGAGTGAATGTTGCTTGTTATTTATACTGAGTGTTCTCCACGGGCTGAAGATGTTTGTTACAAAGTTGTGCAGCTACGAGGTCTTTTTCCACGTCCTCCGCTATCGCTGAAGGAATGTTCTTTTATCGCGACAGTATAGACGAAGTACATGTCCTCCAGTGATACATGACGTtagacaaataaaaatatagtaCTTGTTCTAACCATTGAGATACTTTTTAGGTGATGTGTGTTGTTATTGACCTTATTAAAGTGTACAATAGTGGAACTTCCATCTCATGATTGCGGAAGCCATTAGACCTCCCAATAAAGCACAAAATACACCCACAAAAGAATCTGATGTGAGAATGTTTATTTTATGCTGCTCAACATGCACCCATCATTCATGTTGACAAGACAGCCAACTATTCAACTGATATACCGTCATAGGCGCACACACCTCATGTTCTCATGGACCCCCACACCCTGTCAGCAAGGAGCGCACGCACTGTAGAATATTACATGTCTCGGTACCGTTTCAGCAACACGTCAGATTCTTCGGCTCAATAGGACCACGCAGTAGTACATCCTCCATTGTCAAAACAGGCACAGTTGGGAAGGGGTTATATAAACAGCATTTACGTTGTCGTTACATGATTCTTTTTGCCTTTCATTTAGCAAAGATGTTGTCATCCTAGTGGCTATTCTACTtagtagaaaaagtatatataaaaTGATGAACCTTTaataatttgatttaaaaaaagttatGCAGTTAATTGATATGTAGAAAAGTTAATTTATACACTTAAAACCTTGTCACCCTTTTAAGCTTAAAAGATTATATAGTACTTATCTCAACTGTACAAAGTTCCTGCAACAAAATATCTGTACATGTCTACAGGAAAGTTACGCTAGCAAAAATACACTATAAAACATGTAAAAAGTAGTACTGAACTCATTCCACTTGTTGTATGGGTAAATGTACACAAATCCTGCAACTACATATCTGGAAACTCGAAAGGGATAAAAGTACTGCTTCTATAGCtttataaaggttaaaaaaaacatgttgggttttgtttttgGTCATGTCCCCAACACTTGTCATTACAGTATCACTTTCAACCCCCTGTCTCCCCAATCTTCCACAATAATGATGTGATACAGATACTGCTGGCGACAGGACTGTCAGcgtgtttgatttgattaaaaagcAGAGCCAGCTCTTGTGTGTTCTTGTGAATAACCCAAAACTAGGAAAGTAGGAAAAGTATCAATAGCCAATGACAAATCAGGCTATTTTCAGATAATTCTTCCAGTTGGCATGGTAAATCAACACTGGTGTGCTAACATTATTGTTACTGGTCATTATAATCTCACATGATCAGTGACTGCTTTAGTGCTCTCTTAGTAACTGCTGTGAACTGAGGTGGATGGCACTTACGTCGGCCTATATGTGAAACAGAACAGACACAAGGGTCGTTGAATGCCCTGCCTCACTCGAGGGAGAATGTGTTGGGttatgttcagagagagagagtgggtcacCTCTGGGGGCAGTTCAGCAGACAGAGTCAGTGTTGGGAGGCAGTCTCCCGCTGCGCCGTGATTCCTTCTCCcttttctccctctgtttctccagCTTCTCCTGGGTCTTCCTCATGTCCTTCAGCTTCTTCTTGATGGTGGCCCGGTCACTTTGGCTGGACACACCTAGGGCCTGAGGGGACAAACATCACAGGTCACATTCTAGAACACACCtctatgaaatatatatatatacacttcggACAATATCCTCTAATTTATTGTGTCGTTTTCCCATATGTACCATTTTAGTGTAAATCATTGTGGAATTCAGCCGGTTTATTTGGGGCTATAAGGTGGCAGTCTATGGCTTATAAACCTGACTGCTGCTGTAAATGGAAGAGCTTGCATTTGGATGATATGAAAATCACTTTCTTCAGACTGAAACGGCGTGGCGCCTACATGTGAGTTCTGAACTGTGGTCTTGTTGCTTGTGATGCCCTCGTACCTTCAACTTGTCACTGTCCAGGTGCATGATTTGATGGCCATCCACACCCTTGGCGGTGAACTCAGGCGTGTATTGGTCCATGTTCATGCCCATCAACCAGTGACAGACTTGCTGATTGTTCCACTCGAGGGCAGGGCGGTTCTGCCACTGGTACTCCTTCCCTGTGGGCAGTGGCTCATCATCCAGGTTCTACGGAATGCCAAGAAACACATGACATCCCAAGAAAACGAACGAAAAAAACCACTCAGCTGCAGCACAGTATAATGGATGAAATAGCAAATTCATGTTTAAGCACAATATCAAAGCATTTGGAACATGCATTGCACATCCAGTGACTGAAatcacgtttaaaaaaaaaaaagccgtGTCCAGTGGTCCATTCAGAGTTTGTCACAACTCCGTTAAGTGGAACAGGCCAGAACATGCAGAGGGAGCATGTCTGTTTTGTTCTACCTGGCATACATCTGCTTGTTTGAGTATAGTAGGCAGGGCTTAGGTGTAGTGTTTATCAGAgtaaaatgaatcacttatcaACTGAAACACCCACAAGATAAGCCAAACAgtcataaaacacaattatacACACACAATCCAAAAGCATATGAAAAGGAATGCAAGACGAGCTCCACTAAACAAACACAGGAGCGGCACAGATCATTATAtatggcagggttccccaaccggAGGACGGCCCGCGGTGTGGTTGTCTTTGGCTcccaaacatattttttttttgttgttgtgaattTTGAAtgatcattgttggacataaaaacaccaggaaatcagctccaagtgattttaattttggaaatctgttcccaagtatttccaCGCATATTAGAAATACACATGaccatatacaaatgtaagcaaggtttgaaatgattatgttttcgTCAAATATTATTTCTGTTTGGgcttctacaaatgatttgtaattatgttccgcccCACCGACCATCACCGCAAGTAAACAATCGGCTTATGGCTttatctagttgatgatccctgttctAAGGTCTATGAGAAAAACAGAAGACGACTAGAGTAACTAAGTAGCCTCTACTGCTAGCTCAGCTGGTAGTAGCACAACAAGGACCCAAAGCTAAAGACAGACACTTGTTTTAACACCACACAGACAACTTCAGCACACACATGCAACTTCCTTCTCCGGTGGTCATTCACGATTCCATCATCACAGCCCCAAGGGGGGTAAACTCAAAAAGCATGCTTGAGACTGTCCCCTTTCAGAGACATCTGAGCAGCACCATCCCGCACAGGGGTTTgtggaacaaagagagagagcactCACCTCACTGGACGAGAAGACTAAAGTATGTGAGCGCCCAGGCAGATTGGGCTCTGCAACTAAGCCTGAGATGTCTGAACTGGGGCTGCCAAGGTTTGAATCATCTATGACTGACaaattctggagcagtggaacaaGGAGGAAACAAGGAAGAACGCATTAACTAGACAAACACATGGGTGGGTAAACGACAGTTCTGTGGCCTAAAGCTCCAGGGAGGAAGGGGATCAGCAGTTGTACTGTAAACGTGGAAATTGAGGTTGAGAATTAAATAGGGATTATCATTGACATGATTTGGTCTATGGTGATATCAACACTGGGAATACTGTGTAAAATACATTATCATCATAACAGACGGGAAGAAGATAATATCAGGTCATTGATTTCACATTCATAAATGCAACTGGATTTACCAATTGAGTTCAAGACAAACATAACTCGACAGAATCATGACAAAACGCCTTCTACGACGACAATTATGACACACAATTTCTATTGGTACAGCGCTAATAGCAGCACTCAAAAACCTTTGTGGTACTGTGTCAAGAGTATGTTTTTCAATCATTTGTGATGAATTCCGACTGATAATATTCATCATATCATGTGTGATATGAAAGATATGGCGAGGAAGCATAAATGTGAAGTtagatttacagtgccttcagaaagtattcatacattttgttgtgtcacagcctgaattcaaattcaacattttctcactcatcttagacaataccccataaaacatgtttttagaaatatttacacatttattgaaaactaaatgcagaaatatctcatttacataagtattcacacccctgagtcaatacattgtagaagcacctttggcagcgattacagctgtgagtcgttctgggtaagtctgtaagagctttccacacctggattgtgcaacatttgcccatttcttttcaaaattcttcaagctctgtcaaattggttgttgtcattgctagacaaccattttcaggtcttgccgtaGATTTAAGTAGAAGAAAATCTACTTAACTAGGACACTCACGGTCTCCAGTGAGTCcgtgtagatgtggccttgtgttttaggttattgtcctgctgaaaggtgaattcaactcccagtgtctgatggaaagcagactgaaccagattttcctctatgATTTTACCTAAGCTTAGCGCCATTCCATTTAttgttatcctgaaaaactccccagtccttaacgattacaagcgtacccataacatgatgaggccaccattatgcttgaaaatatggagagtggtattcagtaatgtgttgtattggatttgccccaaacataacactttgtattcaggacaaaaagtgaattgctttggcaCATTTATTACAGTAtttctttagtgccttgttgcaaacaggatgcatgtttttgaatattttttattctgtacaggcttccttcttttcactctgtcaattaggttagtattgtggagtaactacaatgttgttgattcatcctcagttctctcctatcccagccattaaactctgtaactgttttaaagtcactattggcctcatggttgaatctgtgtttgaaattcactgtttgaCTGAAGTACCTtagagataattgtatgtgtggggtacagagatgaggtagacattcaaaaatcatgttaaacactattactggacacagagtgagtccatgcaacatattatgtgacttgttaagcatatttttactcctgaacctatttaggcttgtcataacaaaggggttaaatacttattgactcaagacatttcagcttcccATTTTTAAATcttttgtaaacattttgaaaaacataattccactttgacattatggtgtattgtgtgtagatcagtgacacaaacatctaaatgtaatccattttaaattcaggctgtaacacaacaaaatgtgggaaaagtcaaggggggtgaatactttctgaaggcactgtaagtgctTGACACACTACCACAAAACCCAATTCCACTACAACAACACAAATCAATGTTGGGGTATTAGTACAATTTAGATGTGAAATGAACTATCACAACACTAAACTAGATGACTGGTTAGTTCTAATCTACCAGCTCCTCTAAGATTGGGGTTGTAAAAAGGAAATCATACTGTACCAAATCTAACGAGCGACTGAATAAAGAGGACCAGGAGAGATTTGTCTGTTTAAAAGAAGGACGGTTGGAGAGATTGTCAAGTCGTTTTCCGTACTGTACACTGGGGTTGACACCCACCTCTAGCTGCCACAGGACCACACAGAGTAGAATTCCAGCCAGAGGAACCAGGGGAGGCCCTGTTTGTGGCACACATCGCCCACTCCCCACAGCCCTGGTGCTGTTGGCCTCCGTCTACTCCCCAGGCAGCCTGGTTGGGAATTACTCAGGACTATTTGTGCAGATGCATTTAATGGGGATAATTATCTGGTTGCTAAGCCATTGAAATGCCAgtgaatcctcctcctcctcctcttgctcTCAGATTAATGACGGGGCAgcgtcgcaaatggcaccctgtcccctttatagtgcactacttttgaccagggcccttagaggaatagggtgccatttgggacgcagccacgACCTCCATATGGTTCCACAGGCGGCAGCAGGAGCAGCAGTGCAACCCTGTTCTGCTCTCTTCCTgaatgggaggagctataggagacaGACCAGCCACTCCACAGCAATGTCATCGTCACGCTCTGGGAAAACGTTACCGGCCGGCTGCTACACATCTCTTGACTGGATGTGGTATTTCCAAGCAGAGCAAAAACCTGCTTTAAACAGTGGATTACTGACCTATGAATCACTGGCTTATTACTGGCCAACTCACCATGAAACGGTCCGGAAATGACAGAGGGGTCAGTTCAGTGTCACAGGACTTCTTTCATTCCACTTAGTAGTAGCAAATGAAATGTAATTCGAATCCCGGCTATATTTTTCATTACAGTAAAATGGCCTAATGCAATCATTCCTTTATGTGTTCTGCTTCCGTTTTTTACTGGTGATTCTGAAGTGACTGAACATCTCTACCTCTTGGATAAAGATGTCTAGATGATGAGGGCTTTTTCGTTCTGTCTTTTGATGGAgttggcactgtgtgtgtgtgtgtgtgcactcaccTTGTTCTTGCGGTCCTGGCTCTGCTCACTGCTGGTCTCAGTGGCTGCGTACGGTAGGCTGCTGCTGGTGGACGAAGGCTCCTTGTCCCTGTCCCCAAACCAGGAGAAGG
The DNA window shown above is from Salmo salar chromosome ssa25, Ssal_v3.1, whole genome shotgun sequence and carries:
- the pdk1 gene encoding pyruvate dehydrogenase (acetyl-transferring) kinase isozyme 1, mitochondrial → MRILRALMSNAASMGKHIDYYSRFSPSPLSMKQFLDFGSGENACEKTSFAFLRQELPVRLANIMKEINLLPDNLLKTPSVRLVQSWYMQSLKDIIEFKEKDADDEKVTYDFTDAVIKIRNRHNDVIPTMAQGVVEYKETYGTDPIVSQNVQYFLDRFYMSRISIRMLLNQHTLLFGGKVRVNPAHPKQIGSIDPHCSVTEVVRDAYENARNLCDRYYMNSPELVLEEFNVKDDGKPVTVVYVPSHLYHMVFELFKNAMRATMELYGDSMDYPPVHAQVALGSEDLTVKVSDRGGGVPLRKIERLFTYTYSTAPPPSMDGQRSPLAGYGYGLPISRLYARYFQGDLKLYSLEGYGTDAVIYIRALSTESIERLPVYNKSVWKHYNTMHEADDWCVPSKEPKDMTTFRSF